One Triplophysa dalaica isolate WHDGS20190420 chromosome 1, ASM1584641v1, whole genome shotgun sequence DNA segment encodes these proteins:
- the csnk2a2a gene encoding casein kinase 2, alpha prime polypeptide a → MPGPVSSKARVYADANTVKSKEYWDYEAHVPSWSNQDDYQLVRKLGRGKYSEVFEAININSNDRVVVKILKPVKKKKIKREIKILENLRGGTNIIRLVDTVKDPVSRTPALVFEYINNTDFKDLYQRLTDFDIRFYLYELLKALDYSHSMGIMHRDVKPHNVMIDHQMRKLRLIDWGLAEFYHPAQEYNVRVASRSYKGPELLVDYQMYDYSLDMWSLGCMLASMIFQKEPFFHGQDNYDQLVRIAKVLGTEELFSYLKKYHIELDTRFKDLLGQQTRKRWENFVQPENQHLVSPEALDMLDKLLRYDHQQRLTAQEAMEHPYFYPVLKGKPLSNSEGALAISSSTTT, encoded by the exons ATGCCCGGTCCGGTGAGCAGTAAAGCCCGGGTGTATGCTGATGCCAACACTGTCAAGAGTAAAGAGTATTGGGATTATGAGGCTCACGTGCCCAGCTGGAG CAACCAAGATGACTACCAGCTCGTGCGAAAGCTCGGAAGAGGCAAATATAGTGAAGTGTTTGAAGCAATCAACATTAACAGCAATGACAGGGTAGTTGTTAAAATACTGAAG CCCGTCAAGAAGAAGAAGATTAAGCGTGAGATCAAAATTCTGGAGAACCTGAGAGGAGGAACCAACATCATTCGTCTTGTAGACACAGTGAAAGATCCTGTG TCTAGAACGCCTGCCCTTGTGTTTGAGTACATCAATAACACAGATTTCAAG GACCTCTACCAGAGACTAACAGATTTTGATATCCGGTTTTACTTGTATGAACTTCTCAAG GCTCTGGACTACTCTCACAGCATGGGCATCATGCATCGGGATGTCAAACCTCACAATGTTATGATAGACCATCAAATGAGAAAG TTGCGGCTCATAGATTGGGGTCTAGCTGAGTTCTACCACCCCGCACAGGAATACAACGTACGGGTTGCCTCAAGATCATACAAAGGGCCCGAACTGCTGGTTGATTATCAG ATGTATGACTACAGTCTGGACATGTGGAGTTTGGGCTGTATGTTAGCCAGTATGATCTTCCAGAAAGAGCCATTTTTCCACGGTCAGGACAACTATGACCAG CTGGTCAGAATCGCCAAGGTTCTTGGTACAGAAGAGCTGTTTAGCTACCTGAAAAAGTATCACATCGAACTAGACACACGCTTCAAAGATCTGCTTGGGCA GCAGACACGAAAACGCTGGGAGAACTTTGTTCAACCGGAGAATCAGCACTTGGTGAGTCCAGAAGCTCTGGATATGCTGGATAAACTCCTGCGTTACGACCATCAACAGAGATTGACGGCTCAGGAGGCCATGGAACACCCATATTTCT ATCCCGTGCTGAAGGGAAAACCTCTGTCCAATTCAGAGGGCGCTCTCGCAATAAGTAGCTCAACCACAACATGA
- the LOC130428492 gene encoding zinc finger protein 319 isoform X1, giving the protein MHIYCKSLSRQENEESKGNRDTNGRMTEAWQQQHVVAPPPVGHPLLQGGENPLGSAAYGIVLQAEPALQQSQHGQHGQQHPLPAQQPSLQVGSEGGHKCGACGHDISHLANPHEHQCMVNQDRSFQCTQCMKIFNQATDLLEHQCVQVEQKPFVCGVCKMGFSLLTSLAQHHNEHSTSNNPMKCSICEKTYRPDSASSNPQQPSTGETSSDGAAMGSSSSTAFQGTDRPYKCSVCNKAFRHLSELSRHERVHTGEKPYKCDTCDKTFSQASHLAHHQRTHSADRPYKCAVCEKTFKHRQHLVRHMYAHSGEHLFKCNLCELHFKESSELLHHQCQPVGERPFRCAACGKSFKRPSDLRQHERTHSEERPFQCEECQMSFKQQYALVRHRRTHKNPADRPFKCNQCDKGFLQPSHLLYHQHVHGIESLFKCAACQKGFRQSGELLRHKCTESNSGSNAPEKPYKCDVCGKGYKKSSTLQRHQNSHCTEKPLKCSLCGRRFQSSSDFVQHRCDPAREKPMKCGDCERRFKYSSELQRHRRVHTGEKPFKCPTCDKGFKQREHLAKHGIVHSREAQFKCVWCGECFGELGALQEHTVQHTAEGGGYPASSCIE; this is encoded by the exons ATgcatatttactgtaaaagtcTCAGTCGTCAGGAAAACGAAGAATCGAAGGGAAATCGCGACACAAA TGGAAGAATGACAGAAGCATGGCAACAGCAGCATGTGGTGGCCCCACCTCCCGTCGGGCACCCTCTTCTGCAAGGCGGCGAGAATCCTCTGGGCAGCGCTGCGTACGGGATCGTCCTGCAGGCGGAACCCGCTTTACAGCAGTCTCAGCACGGCCAACATGGGCAGCAGCACCCGCTGCCAGCTCAGCAGCCTTCGCTACAAGTGGGGAGTGAAGGCGGCCACAAATGCGGAGCGTGTGGCCACGACATATCCCACTTGGCCAATCCCCACGAGCATCAATGCATGGTTAACCAAGACCGATCCTTCCAGTGCACTCAGTGCATGAAGATCTTCAACCAGGCCACAGACCTTCTGGAGCACCAGTGTGTCCAGGTAGAGCAGAAGCCGTTCGTGTGTGGCGTGTGCAAAATGGGATTCTCTCTGCTAACGTCTTTGGCACAGCATCATAATGAGCACTCCACCAGTAACAATCCCATGAAGTGCTCTATCTGCGAAAAAACCTACCGCCCGGATTCGGCTTCGTCAAACCCTCAGCAGCCCTCCACCGGCGAGACGTCCAGCGATGGGGCAGCCATGGGTTCCTCTTCCTCCACGGCGTTTCAGGGCACTGATCGTCCGTATAAGTGCTCCGTGTGCAACAAGGCCTTCCGGCACCTCTCTGAACTGTCCCGTCACGAAAGGGTGCACACGGGCGAGAAACCCTACAAGTGCGACACCTGCGACAAGACCTTCAGTCAGGCGTCACACCTGGCACACCACCAGCGCACTCACAGCGCGGACCGCCCTTATAAATGCGCCGTTTGCGAGAAGACCTTCAAGCACAGGCAGCACCTGGTACGGCACATGTACGCTCATTCCGGCGAGCACCTTTTCAAATGCAACCTGTGCGAGCTGCATTTTAAAGAGTCTTCCGAACTGCTGCATCACCAGTGTCAGCCCGTCGGAGAGCGTCCCTTCCGCTGTGCGGCATGCGGGAAAAGCTTCAAACGGCCCTCTGACTTGAGACAACACGAGCGCACGCATTCAGAAGAGCGCCCTTTCCAGTGTGAGGAGTGCCAGATGAGCTTCAAACAGCAGTATGCCCTCGTCCGCCACCGGCGCACGCACAAGAACCCGGCGGATCGCCCTTTCAAGTGCAATCAATGTGACAAGGGTTTCCTGCAACCTTCCCACCTTCTGTACCACCAGCACGTCCACGGCATCGAGAGCTTGTTCAAATGCGCCGCTTGCCAGAAGGGCTTCAGACAATCGGGAGAGCTGTTACGGCACAAGTGCACGGAATCAAACTCTGGATCCAACGCTCCGGAGAAGCCTTACAAGTGCGACGTGTGCGGCAAGGGCTACAAAAAGTCGTCGACGTTGCAGCGCCACCAAAACTCCCATTGCACCGAAAAGCCGCTCAAATGCTCGCTGTGCGGCCGCCGCTTCCAGTCATCATCAGATTTCGTGCAGCACCGCTGCGACCCCGCCCGAGAGAAGCCGATGAAATGTGGAGACTGCGAGCGGCGCTTTAAATATTCGTCTGAGCTGCAGAGGCATCGCCGAGTGCACACCGGCGAGAAACCCTTCAAGTGTCCCACATGCGACAAAGGATTCAAGCAACGCGAGCACCTGGCTAAACATGGCATCGTTCACTCTCGTGAAGCCCAGTTTAAGTGCGTGTGGTGCGGAGAGTGTTTCGGAGAGCTCGGGGCCCTTCAGGAGCACACGGTTCAACACACCGCAGAAGGAGGAGGTTATCCAGCATCCTCTTGCATCGAGTAG
- the LOC130428492 gene encoding zinc finger protein 319 isoform X2, with protein sequence MYSGRMTEAWQQQHVVAPPPVGHPLLQGGENPLGSAAYGIVLQAEPALQQSQHGQHGQQHPLPAQQPSLQVGSEGGHKCGACGHDISHLANPHEHQCMVNQDRSFQCTQCMKIFNQATDLLEHQCVQVEQKPFVCGVCKMGFSLLTSLAQHHNEHSTSNNPMKCSICEKTYRPDSASSNPQQPSTGETSSDGAAMGSSSSTAFQGTDRPYKCSVCNKAFRHLSELSRHERVHTGEKPYKCDTCDKTFSQASHLAHHQRTHSADRPYKCAVCEKTFKHRQHLVRHMYAHSGEHLFKCNLCELHFKESSELLHHQCQPVGERPFRCAACGKSFKRPSDLRQHERTHSEERPFQCEECQMSFKQQYALVRHRRTHKNPADRPFKCNQCDKGFLQPSHLLYHQHVHGIESLFKCAACQKGFRQSGELLRHKCTESNSGSNAPEKPYKCDVCGKGYKKSSTLQRHQNSHCTEKPLKCSLCGRRFQSSSDFVQHRCDPAREKPMKCGDCERRFKYSSELQRHRRVHTGEKPFKCPTCDKGFKQREHLAKHGIVHSREAQFKCVWCGECFGELGALQEHTVQHTAEGGGYPASSCIE encoded by the coding sequence ATGTACAGTGGAAGAATGACAGAAGCATGGCAACAGCAGCATGTGGTGGCCCCACCTCCCGTCGGGCACCCTCTTCTGCAAGGCGGCGAGAATCCTCTGGGCAGCGCTGCGTACGGGATCGTCCTGCAGGCGGAACCCGCTTTACAGCAGTCTCAGCACGGCCAACATGGGCAGCAGCACCCGCTGCCAGCTCAGCAGCCTTCGCTACAAGTGGGGAGTGAAGGCGGCCACAAATGCGGAGCGTGTGGCCACGACATATCCCACTTGGCCAATCCCCACGAGCATCAATGCATGGTTAACCAAGACCGATCCTTCCAGTGCACTCAGTGCATGAAGATCTTCAACCAGGCCACAGACCTTCTGGAGCACCAGTGTGTCCAGGTAGAGCAGAAGCCGTTCGTGTGTGGCGTGTGCAAAATGGGATTCTCTCTGCTAACGTCTTTGGCACAGCATCATAATGAGCACTCCACCAGTAACAATCCCATGAAGTGCTCTATCTGCGAAAAAACCTACCGCCCGGATTCGGCTTCGTCAAACCCTCAGCAGCCCTCCACCGGCGAGACGTCCAGCGATGGGGCAGCCATGGGTTCCTCTTCCTCCACGGCGTTTCAGGGCACTGATCGTCCGTATAAGTGCTCCGTGTGCAACAAGGCCTTCCGGCACCTCTCTGAACTGTCCCGTCACGAAAGGGTGCACACGGGCGAGAAACCCTACAAGTGCGACACCTGCGACAAGACCTTCAGTCAGGCGTCACACCTGGCACACCACCAGCGCACTCACAGCGCGGACCGCCCTTATAAATGCGCCGTTTGCGAGAAGACCTTCAAGCACAGGCAGCACCTGGTACGGCACATGTACGCTCATTCCGGCGAGCACCTTTTCAAATGCAACCTGTGCGAGCTGCATTTTAAAGAGTCTTCCGAACTGCTGCATCACCAGTGTCAGCCCGTCGGAGAGCGTCCCTTCCGCTGTGCGGCATGCGGGAAAAGCTTCAAACGGCCCTCTGACTTGAGACAACACGAGCGCACGCATTCAGAAGAGCGCCCTTTCCAGTGTGAGGAGTGCCAGATGAGCTTCAAACAGCAGTATGCCCTCGTCCGCCACCGGCGCACGCACAAGAACCCGGCGGATCGCCCTTTCAAGTGCAATCAATGTGACAAGGGTTTCCTGCAACCTTCCCACCTTCTGTACCACCAGCACGTCCACGGCATCGAGAGCTTGTTCAAATGCGCCGCTTGCCAGAAGGGCTTCAGACAATCGGGAGAGCTGTTACGGCACAAGTGCACGGAATCAAACTCTGGATCCAACGCTCCGGAGAAGCCTTACAAGTGCGACGTGTGCGGCAAGGGCTACAAAAAGTCGTCGACGTTGCAGCGCCACCAAAACTCCCATTGCACCGAAAAGCCGCTCAAATGCTCGCTGTGCGGCCGCCGCTTCCAGTCATCATCAGATTTCGTGCAGCACCGCTGCGACCCCGCCCGAGAGAAGCCGATGAAATGTGGAGACTGCGAGCGGCGCTTTAAATATTCGTCTGAGCTGCAGAGGCATCGCCGAGTGCACACCGGCGAGAAACCCTTCAAGTGTCCCACATGCGACAAAGGATTCAAGCAACGCGAGCACCTGGCTAAACATGGCATCGTTCACTCTCGTGAAGCCCAGTTTAAGTGCGTGTGGTGCGGAGAGTGTTTCGGAGAGCTCGGGGCCCTTCAGGAGCACACGGTTCAACACACCGCAGAAGGAGGAGGTTATCCAGCATCCTCTTGCATCGAGTAG
- the jph3a gene encoding LOW QUALITY PROTEIN: junctophilin-3 (The sequence of the model RefSeq protein was modified relative to this genomic sequence to represent the inferred CDS: deleted 1 base in 1 codon), with protein MSTGGRFDFDDGGSYCGGWEQGKAHGRGVCTGPQGQGEYAGAWSHGFEVLGVYTWPSGNCFKGTWAQGKRHGIGVESKGRWEYKGEWTQGFKGRYGKLESTSSGSCYEGTWSNGLQDGYGSETYSDGGTFQGQWLSGMRHGYGVRQSVPYGMAAIIFSPMCISINSLRSDHSEGAPTPEDGSGISGVSGSPVGRSGFVLCAHSDGDRHRKRKGRFRQSILSGLKLRRSESKSSLASQLSKQSSFCSEAGMSTVSSAASDITSNVSLGDTETGGSVDATVTETYAGEWRNDMRSGWGVSHRSDGLRYEGEWCGNKRHGYGCTTFSDGTKEEGKYKQNALVSGKRKNLIPLRTSKIREKVDRAVEAAVKAADIAKQKAEIALSRMCHARGKAEAAEGVALRAQEESRLARAIAKELSPSFHHYVNGLECQRPKHQERKEKDMEVISTGTESPELCTPDTTPPAQTPDLSPILSSPSSPPCSPPIHHTRNACFMRQSAVDEQGGAEIQVLVEGRGMDNTRGGANSWTTDVYAHRRGSKGESSRSTTPSLLEEEIGHINGHETNSSSHHPWENGSSNHKPIEHMASDKVRDQMSAGQKLWKHVSSNPKSRERTVSREREWEHTPSNHIDCDSSKFKPQVHIYSNHKSVGHTLSNHKSNEHASSNHKPKELISPHNKPHVSYHYNPPEHVSSYHKQHEHVHSKHKPRKSFTNHAHGESNANHPSDRSANNSALGWTDENNSQWVSSHSHLQEKEGENNYRVEMSFQPSDSVSQQNFGSSTKCLSLQGHNLQRLRQRNHDGKEWGLSGREGSMDSVQMLDTLNVGVDVEEWPLHRDITLSPPLSSSPERLEQDVEHLNLIKTNSGSSSILVVLVILLNIGVAILFIHFFI; from the exons ATGTCCACTGGAGGCAGGTTTGACTTTGATGATGGGGGGTCGTACTGTGGAGGGTGGGAACAGGGTAAGGCTCATGGCCGGGGGGTCTGCACGGGTCCCCAGGGCCAGGGCGAATATGCCGGGGCCTGGAGCCATGGATTTGAAGTTCTCGGAGTGTACACGTGGCCCAGCGGGAACTGTTTTAAAGGAACCTGGGCGCAGGGCAAAAGGCATGGCATCGGTGTGGAAAGCAAAGGGAGGTGGGAATACAAGGGTGAATGGACGCAAGGGTTCAAAGGCAGGTACGGGAAGTTGGAAAGCACCAGCAGCGGTTCTTGTTACGAGGGCACCTGGAGCAATGGCCTGCAGGATGGATACGGCTCGGAGACCTACTCCGACGGAG GAACATTCCAGGGCCAGTGGTTGAGCGGCATGCGGCATGGGTATGGCGTGAGACAGAGTGTGCCTTATGGCATGGCAGCCATCATCTTCTCCCCCATGTGCATATCTATAAATTCCCTTCGATCCGATCACAGCGAAGGGGCGCCCACTCCAGAAGATGGCTCTGGCATCAGCGGAGTTTCTGGGAGTCCTGTGGGTCGCAGCGGCTTTGTACTTTGTGCTCACAGCGACGGAGATAGGCATAGGAAGAGGAAAGGACGCTTCCGACAGTCCATACTGAGCGGTTTGAAGTTGCGGAGATCTGAGTCCAAGAGCTCTCTGGCAAGCCAGTTAAGCAAACAGAGTTCCTTTTGCAGCGAAGCCGGTATGAGCACGGTTAGCTCAGCTGCCTCAGATATCACTTCCAACGTCAGCTTGGGCGACACAGAGACGGGGGGCAGCGTGGACGCCACAGTGACCGAAACGTACGCTGGCGAATGGAGGAACGACATGCGATCGGGGTGGGGTGTGAGCCATCGCTCTGATGGGCTTCGTTATGAAGGTGAATGGTGTGGGAACAAGAGGCATGGCTACGGCTGTACCACCTTCTCTGACGGAACCAAGGAAGAAGGAAAATACAAGCAGAATGCTCTGGTGAGTGGCAAGAGGAAAAACCTCATACCACTCCGCACCAGCAAAATCCGAGAGAAGGTGGATCGCGCCGTGGAAGCTGCTGTCAAAGCGGCGGACATAGCCAAGCAGAAGGCCGAGATTGCATTGTCGAG GATGTGCCACGCCAGAGGAAAGGCAGAGGCTGCGGAAGGGGTTGCACTGAGAGCTCAGGAGGAGAGTCGTCTGGCCAGGGCCATTGCCAAAGAACTCTCGCCCTCCTTTCATCATTATGTGAACG GATTGGAGTGCCAGAGACCAAAGCATCAggagaggaaagagaaagacaTGGAGGTGATCTCCACGGGCACCGAGAGCCCAGAGCTCTGTACACCAGACACAACACCCCCCGCCCAGACGCCCGACCTGAGCCCAATACTGAGCAGCCCTTCCTCGCCCCCCTGCAGCCCACCAATCCATCACACTAGGAATGCTTGCTTCATGCGCCAGAGTGCCGTGGATGAACAAGGAGGAGCTGAGATTCAGGTTCTGGTGGAAGGCAGAGGGATGGACAACACGAGAGGGGGAGCCAACAGCTGGACCACCGACGTTTATGCCCACAGAAGGGGAAGCAAGGGGGAGAGCAGCCGCTCCACAACTCCATCTTTACTGGAAGAGGAAATTGGTCACATTAATGGACATGAGACAAACTCCTCGAGCCATCACCCGTGGGAGAACGGCTCCTCCAATCACAAGCCCATTGAGCATATGGCCTCCGACAAAGTGCGGGATCAGATGTCCGCTGGTCAAAAGCTCTGGAAGCACGTTTCTTCAAATCCAAAATCCAGGGAGCGTACAGTTTCCAGGGAAAGAGAATGGGAGCATACGCCCTCCAATCACATCGACTGCGATTCTTCCAAGTTCAAACCGCAGGTGCACATATATTCCAATCACAAGTCGGTGGGTCACACTTTATCCAATCACAAGTCCAACGAGCATGCTTCTTCCAATCACAAACCAAAGGAGTTAATTTCCCCTCACAACAAGCCTCACGTTTCGTACCATTATAACCCCCCAGAGCATGTGTCCTCTTATCACAAACAACACGAGCATGTCCACTCCAAACACAAGCCAAGAAAGTCCTTTACCAATCATGCGCACGGCGAGTCGAATGCTAACCACCCATCAGACCGG AGCGCCAACAACTCCGCTTTGGGATGGACTGATGAAAACAATTCCCAGTGGGTCTCTTCCCATTCACATCTGCaagagaaagaaggagagaACAACTATCGGGTTGAAATGAGCTTCCAGCCCTCAGACTCAGTTTCCCAACAGAACTTTGGCTCCAGCACGAAATGCTTGAGCCTCCAAGGGCACAATTTGCAAAGACTGCGTCAGCGAAACCATGATGGCAAGGAATGGGGTCTGTCAGGCCGGGAGGGCTCCATGGACTCCGTGCAGATGCTTGACACGTTGAATGTCGGGGTCGACGTGGAGGAATGGCCTTTGCACAGGGACATCACTCTTTCACCCCCTTTATCATCATCTCCAGAACGCCTGGAACAAGATGTAGAGCATCTGAACCTGATCAAGACAAACTCA GGCTCCAGCTCTATCCTGGTTGTCTTGGTGATATTACTCAACATCGGTGTAGCCATTTTGTTCAtccatttctttatttaa